One segment of Haloplanus natans DSM 17983 DNA contains the following:
- a CDS encoding RNA-binding protein produces MEVKSRHHLRSDEIRDLETTLGDALGVSLDGDTYERVDLVGTEFDLVLVDGDPSVFYVDGEPFLTVRGANAYSPERRVVTVDAGAVQFVSDGADVMRPGIVDADDAIESGDLVAIVEETHGKALAVGRAIEPGSDLVGDSGKVVESVHHVGDDLYEFSV; encoded by the coding sequence ATGGAAGTCAAATCCCGCCACCACCTGCGGAGCGACGAGATACGGGACCTGGAGACGACCCTCGGAGACGCGCTAGGGGTCTCCCTCGACGGCGACACCTACGAGCGCGTCGACCTCGTCGGGACCGAGTTCGACCTGGTACTCGTCGACGGCGACCCGTCGGTGTTCTACGTCGACGGTGAACCCTTCCTGACGGTCCGCGGCGCGAACGCCTATTCCCCCGAGCGACGGGTCGTCACCGTCGACGCCGGCGCCGTCCAGTTCGTTAGCGACGGCGCCGACGTGATGCGTCCCGGGATCGTCGACGCCGACGACGCGATCGAATCCGGCGACCTCGTCGCTATCGTCGAGGAGACCCACGGCAAGGCGCTGGCGGTCGGTCGCGCCATCGAACCCGGGAGCGACCTCGTCGGCGACTCGGGGAAAGTCGTCGAATCCGTCCACCACGTCGGCGACGACCTCTACGAGTTCTCGGTGTAG
- a CDS encoding DUF7562 family protein — MWRSGSDGGRDRKTVVCIACGTSLRRSEAREYDKEGDRWSRHGKEFEHLCKKCYRNLCHQPRDELEALLVEVGDDAELSQRDFLERYYGAVEERYGSAEEPES; from the coding sequence ATGTGGCGTTCCGGATCGGACGGGGGGCGGGATCGGAAGACGGTCGTCTGTATCGCGTGTGGCACCTCGCTGCGCCGATCCGAGGCCCGGGAGTACGACAAGGAGGGTGACCGCTGGAGCCGACACGGCAAGGAGTTCGAGCATCTCTGCAAGAAGTGTTATCGAAACCTCTGTCACCAGCCCCGGGACGAACTCGAAGCGTTGCTCGTCGAAGTCGGTGACGACGCCGAACTCTCACAGCGGGACTTCCTCGAACGGTACTACGGCGCCGTCGAGGAACGGTACGGCTCGGCCGAGGAACCGGAATCCTGA
- a CDS encoding amidohydrolase, protein MTEAADLILTNAEVHTLARPDETHEAVAVRRGRIVRVGDAYDLDFLSGVDTRVVDCAGRVVLPGFIDAHTHLDILGRRLVDADLSGAESRTDVLARLDDRAAAVDAGDPVVGFGYDESTWVEADYLTRADLDAVDAAGPVVAVREDLHVVSLDSTALERWVDDLPAAGVRHEGGEPTGVVVEAAAGAVLDALGPDATGMVDLLRAAQDYANARGVTGVHDMVRGGHATRAYRDLARDGALTLRVRLNYWADHLDALVETGLRTNHGEGLVRVGAIKTFTDGSLGGRTAKLSTPYSDAPDERGEWIVTSAEFRDLLDSADTAGFQVAAHAIGDEAVDEVVDAFVGEASATSGGAGSADSGEKRHRIEHAELASDAAIDRLAEGGVVASVQPNFHRWAGADGLYADRLGDRRTETNRLGRLAEAGVHLAFGSDGMPLDPLFGVHHAVNAPTAAQRLGVTEALRAYTLGSAYAGFDEDRLGTVEPGKCADLVVLDGSPWERPDAIDDIDVSLTVVDGAVVYDDR, encoded by the coding sequence ATGACCGAGGCCGCCGACCTCATCCTGACGAACGCGGAGGTCCACACCCTTGCCCGCCCCGACGAGACCCACGAGGCGGTCGCCGTCCGTCGGGGACGGATCGTCCGCGTCGGCGACGCCTACGACCTCGACTTCCTGAGCGGCGTCGACACCCGGGTCGTCGACTGCGCCGGCCGGGTCGTCCTCCCGGGCTTTATCGACGCCCACACCCACCTCGACATCCTCGGCCGGCGACTCGTCGACGCCGACCTCTCGGGCGCCGAGAGTCGGACGGACGTGCTCGCCCGCCTCGACGACCGGGCCGCCGCCGTCGACGCCGGCGACCCCGTCGTCGGTTTCGGCTACGACGAGAGCACGTGGGTCGAGGCCGACTACCTCACCCGGGCGGATCTGGACGCCGTCGACGCCGCGGGGCCGGTCGTCGCCGTCCGCGAGGACCTCCACGTCGTCTCGCTGGATTCGACCGCGCTCGAACGGTGGGTCGACGACCTGCCCGCGGCGGGCGTCCGCCACGAGGGCGGCGAGCCGACCGGCGTCGTCGTCGAGGCGGCCGCCGGCGCCGTCCTCGACGCCCTCGGCCCCGACGCCACGGGGATGGTCGACCTGCTCCGGGCCGCCCAGGACTACGCCAACGCCCGCGGCGTGACCGGCGTTCACGACATGGTTCGGGGTGGCCACGCCACGCGCGCCTACCGTGACCTCGCGCGCGACGGCGCGTTGACCCTCCGGGTTCGCCTCAACTACTGGGCGGACCACCTCGACGCCCTCGTCGAGACGGGCCTCCGGACGAACCACGGCGAGGGCCTCGTCCGGGTGGGGGCGATCAAGACGTTCACCGACGGCAGCCTCGGTGGGCGGACGGCGAAGCTCTCGACGCCCTACAGCGATGCCCCCGACGAACGCGGCGAGTGGATCGTCACGTCCGCCGAGTTCCGCGACCTACTCGACAGTGCCGACACCGCCGGCTTCCAGGTCGCCGCCCACGCTATCGGCGACGAGGCGGTCGACGAAGTCGTCGACGCGTTCGTGGGCGAGGCGTCGGCGACATCTGGAGGGGCCGGTAGCGCCGATTCGGGGGAGAAACGACACCGGATCGAACACGCCGAACTCGCGAGCGACGCGGCGATCGACCGCCTCGCCGAGGGCGGCGTGGTCGCCTCTGTCCAGCCGAACTTCCACCGCTGGGCCGGCGCGGACGGCCTGTACGCCGACCGCCTCGGCGACCGCCGGACCGAGACGAACCGGTTGGGTCGACTGGCCGAGGCGGGCGTCCACCTCGCGTTCGGGAGCGACGGTATGCCCCTCGACCCCCTCTTCGGCGTACATCACGCCGTCAACGCGCCGACGGCGGCACAGCGCCTCGGGGTGACCGAGGCGTTGCGGGCGTACACGCTCGGAAGCGCGTACGCCGGCTTCGACGAGGATCGCTTGGGAACGGTCGAACCGGGCAAGTGTGCCGACTTGGTCGTCCTCGACGGGTCGCCGTGGGAGCGACCGGACGCCATCGACGACATCGACGTGTCGCTGACGGTCGTCGACGGCGCGGTGGTTTACGACGACCGATGA
- a CDS encoding cell division protein SepF: MGIMSKILGGGGTHSTEDYVELSLDDFDTARAEAGMSVHIAEISEQRDAMAIKDAVYDGDLVIADITRLSPSDSVADRIMEDLRQVAREVDGDVVQKGDDQIIVAPTGVAISREKLS, from the coding sequence ATGGGCATCATGAGCAAGATCCTCGGCGGTGGCGGCACCCACAGCACCGAGGACTACGTCGAACTGAGCCTCGACGACTTCGATACGGCGCGGGCCGAGGCCGGGATGAGCGTACACATCGCGGAGATCAGCGAACAGCGCGACGCGATGGCGATCAAGGACGCCGTCTACGACGGCGACCTCGTCATCGCGGACATCACGCGTCTGAGCCCGAGCGACAGCGTGGCCGACCGCATCATGGAGGACCTCCGGCAGGTCGCCCGCGAGGTGGACGGCGACGTGGTGCAGAAAGGCGACGACCAGATCATCGTCGCGCCGACGGGCGTGGCGATCAGCCGCGAGAAGCTCTCCTGA
- a CDS encoding ribonuclease catalytic domain-containing protein has protein sequence MTNDSEAQAQAGTAEGQGPVEISPAEARQLQEKREDLFEEFEIRDAFPPEVLREARERTEGVQAEIRDELDERRDLRDLTAWTTDPIDAQDFDDAISVREEEDCYRLWVHIADVTHYVHPDSAMWEEAVQRGNTVYLPAYTIHMLPPTLAETVCSLVPEEDRLAHTVEMELDPETLSFEEIDIYKSVIRSDERLTYSQCENRLEDPDAPLHAENSLAFELADRMHEQRKEDGSLVLNPRRDRAHTIIEECMLKANKAVTHELMWNRGVEAMYRVHPQPTPDQWNDALREIQELNGVSIPSDKWDDPRKAVNGALETAPDRMLSKIQRAVLKVMPRAKYMNDPFGGHHALNFDIYGHFTSPIRRLSDLINHWIVHENDVPEDLIELCDRASDRQKDGETVERLYKGFMEEIGLDPYAVNNRGVVTVDEGGTVVNDEGLPPAE, from the coding sequence ATGACGAACGATTCCGAGGCGCAGGCCCAGGCCGGGACGGCCGAGGGCCAGGGACCAGTCGAGATCAGTCCGGCCGAGGCCCGCCAGTTACAGGAGAAACGCGAGGATCTGTTCGAGGAGTTCGAGATCCGTGACGCCTTTCCGCCCGAAGTTCTCCGCGAGGCGCGCGAGCGAACCGAGGGCGTTCAAGCGGAGATTCGGGACGAACTCGACGAGCGACGGGACCTCCGCGACCTGACCGCGTGGACGACCGACCCCATCGACGCTCAGGACTTCGACGACGCGATCAGCGTCCGCGAGGAGGAGGACTGCTATCGGCTGTGGGTCCACATCGCCGACGTGACCCACTACGTCCACCCCGACTCCGCCATGTGGGAAGAGGCCGTCCAGCGGGGCAACACCGTCTATCTCCCCGCCTACACCATCCACATGCTGCCGCCGACGCTCGCGGAGACGGTCTGTTCGCTCGTGCCCGAGGAGGACCGCCTCGCCCACACCGTCGAGATGGAACTCGACCCCGAGACGCTCTCGTTCGAGGAGATAGACATCTACAAGTCCGTCATCCGGAGCGACGAACGCCTCACTTACAGCCAGTGTGAGAACCGACTGGAGGACCCCGACGCCCCCCTTCACGCCGAGAACTCTCTAGCCTTTGAACTCGCGGATCGGATGCACGAACAGCGCAAGGAGGACGGGTCGCTCGTCCTGAACCCCCGGCGGGACCGCGCCCACACCATCATCGAGGAGTGTATGCTGAAAGCGAACAAGGCGGTGACACACGAACTGATGTGGAACCGGGGCGTCGAGGCGATGTACCGGGTCCACCCCCAGCCGACGCCGGACCAGTGGAACGACGCGCTCCGCGAGATTCAGGAACTGAACGGCGTCTCCATCCCCTCGGATAAGTGGGACGACCCCCGAAAGGCGGTCAACGGGGCGCTCGAAACCGCGCCCGACCGGATGCTGTCGAAGATCCAGCGTGCGGTGCTGAAGGTGATGCCCCGCGCGAAGTACATGAACGACCCGTTCGGCGGCCACCACGCCCTCAACTTCGACATCTACGGCCACTTCACTTCCCCAATCCGGCGGCTCTCCGACCTGATCAACCACTGGATCGTCCACGAGAACGACGTTCCGGAGGACCTGATCGAACTCTGTGACCGCGCGTCAGACCGACAGAAGGACGGCGAGACGGTCGAACGGCTCTACAAAGGGTTCATGGAGGAGATCGGTCTCGATCCCTACGCCGTGAACAACCGCGGTGTCGTCACCGTCGACGAGGGTGGCACGGTGGTGAACGACGAGGGACTGCCACCCGCCGAGTAG
- a CDS encoding DUF1028 domain-containing protein produces MTFSICVRERGAAGYRFGVAAAARVPAVGSVCPHVSDAGAVAVAGVTDADAGRRLLDAVAGGDRVADAMAATGDPRTQRHGVGVDSAGAHTGADCRPVAAGRVGDGYTVAGTSLAEEGVLDALAQGYRENERDAPLVRRLITALAAGARAGGDDRDLPVGSAAVAVRTGTSEPLYHDLRVDAAETPVADLRETYRRAKHGYDAAVDRYTENS; encoded by the coding sequence GTGACCTTCAGCATCTGCGTCCGGGAGCGCGGGGCGGCGGGCTATCGCTTCGGCGTCGCCGCCGCGGCCCGCGTCCCGGCGGTGGGAAGCGTCTGCCCACACGTGAGCGACGCCGGCGCCGTCGCGGTGGCCGGCGTGACCGACGCCGACGCCGGGCGACGGCTCCTCGACGCTGTCGCCGGCGGGGACCGCGTCGCCGACGCGATGGCCGCGACGGGCGATCCCCGAACACAGCGCCACGGCGTCGGCGTCGACTCGGCCGGCGCCCACACGGGTGCGGACTGCCGACCCGTCGCGGCGGGCCGCGTCGGCGACGGCTACACCGTCGCGGGCACGTCGCTGGCGGAGGAGGGAGTGCTCGACGCGCTGGCACAGGGCTACCGGGAGAACGAGCGGGACGCGCCGCTCGTTCGGCGCCTGATCACCGCGCTCGCGGCCGGGGCGCGGGCGGGCGGCGACGACCGTGATCTGCCGGTCGGGAGCGCCGCGGTGGCCGTGCGGACGGGGACGTCCGAGCCACTGTATCACGACCTGCGCGTCGACGCGGCGGAGACGCCAGTGGCCGACCTGCGCGAGACGTACCGACGGGCGAAACACGGCTACGACGCGGCGGTCGACCGCTACACCGAGAACTCGTAG